A DNA window from Streptomyces asoensis contains the following coding sequences:
- a CDS encoding pyruvate dehydrogenase, producing MAKQNVAEQFVDILARAGVKHLYGVVGDSLNPVVDAVRRNPAIDWIHVRHEETAAFAAGAEAQITGRLAACAGSCGPGNLHLINGLYDAHRSMAPVLALASHIPSAEIGLGYFQETHPDQLFRECSHYSELVSSPKQMPRLLHTAIQNAVGRGGVSVVSLPGDIADQPAPEKAVETALVTARPTVRPGDAEIDALVAMIDASDKVTLFCGSGTAGAHAEVMEFAGKIKSPVGHALRGKEHIQYDNPYDVGMSGLLGYGAAYEATHECDLLILLGTDFPYNAFLPDDVRIAQVDVRPEHLGRRSKLDLAVWGDVRETLRCLIPRVRAKENRRFLDRMLKKHAAALEGVVKAYTRKVDKHVPIHPEYVAAVLDELADEDAVFTVDTGMCNVWAARYLTPNGRRRVIGSFSHGSMANALPMAIGAQFTDRRRQVVSMSGDGGFTMLMGDFLTLVQYDLPVKVVLFNNSSLGMVELEMLVAGLPSYGTTNKNPDFAAVARACGAHAVRVEKPKQLAGALRDAFRHKGPALVDVVTDPNALSIPPKISADMVTGFALSASKIVLDGGVGRMVQMARSNLRNMPRL from the coding sequence ATGGCCAAGCAGAACGTCGCCGAACAGTTCGTGGACATCCTCGCCCGCGCGGGGGTGAAGCACCTCTACGGCGTCGTGGGGGACAGCCTCAACCCCGTCGTGGACGCGGTGCGGCGCAACCCCGCGATCGACTGGATCCACGTCCGCCACGAGGAGACGGCCGCCTTCGCCGCGGGCGCCGAGGCCCAGATCACCGGGCGGCTCGCGGCCTGCGCCGGCTCCTGCGGTCCCGGCAACCTCCACCTCATCAACGGGCTCTACGACGCCCACCGCTCCATGGCCCCCGTGCTGGCCCTCGCCTCGCACATCCCGTCCGCCGAGATCGGTCTCGGCTACTTCCAGGAGACCCACCCCGACCAGCTGTTCCGTGAGTGCAGCCACTACAGCGAACTCGTCTCCAGCCCGAAACAGATGCCCCGGCTGCTGCACACCGCCATCCAGAACGCGGTCGGGCGCGGCGGTGTCAGCGTCGTCTCACTGCCCGGGGACATCGCCGACCAGCCCGCCCCCGAGAAGGCCGTCGAGACCGCGCTCGTCACCGCCCGGCCCACCGTGCGCCCTGGCGACGCCGAGATCGACGCGCTGGTCGCGATGATCGACGCGTCCGACAAGGTCACCCTCTTCTGCGGCAGCGGTACCGCGGGCGCGCACGCGGAGGTCATGGAGTTCGCCGGGAAGATCAAGTCCCCGGTGGGCCACGCCCTGCGCGGCAAGGAGCACATCCAGTACGACAACCCCTACGACGTCGGCATGAGCGGCCTGCTCGGCTACGGGGCCGCCTACGAGGCCACGCACGAGTGCGACCTGCTGATCCTGCTGGGAACCGACTTCCCCTACAACGCCTTCCTCCCCGACGACGTGCGGATCGCCCAGGTCGACGTGCGGCCCGAACACCTCGGCCGGCGCTCGAAACTGGACCTCGCGGTCTGGGGCGACGTGCGCGAGACCCTGCGCTGTCTCATCCCGCGGGTGCGGGCCAAGGAGAACCGGCGCTTCCTCGACCGCATGCTGAAGAAGCACGCCGCCGCGCTGGAAGGGGTGGTGAAGGCGTACACCCGCAAGGTGGACAAGCACGTGCCGATCCATCCCGAGTACGTCGCCGCCGTCCTCGACGAACTCGCCGACGAGGACGCGGTGTTCACCGTCGACACCGGTATGTGCAACGTCTGGGCGGCCCGCTATCTGACCCCCAACGGGCGGCGCCGCGTGATCGGTTCCTTCTCCCACGGTTCCATGGCGAACGCGCTGCCCATGGCGATCGGCGCCCAGTTCACCGACCGCCGCCGCCAGGTCGTGTCGATGTCGGGGGACGGCGGCTTCACCATGCTGATGGGCGACTTCCTCACGCTGGTGCAGTACGACCTGCCGGTCAAGGTGGTGCTCTTCAACAACTCGTCCCTGGGAATGGTCGAGTTGGAGATGCTGGTCGCCGGTCTGCCCTCGTACGGGACGACCAACAAGAACCCCGACTTCGCCGCCGTCGCCCGCGCCTGTGGCGCCCACGCCGTGCGCGTCGAGAAGCCCAAGCAGCTCGCGGGCGCGCTGCGGGACGCCTTCCGGCACAAGGGCCCGGCCCTCGTGGACGTGGTGACCGACCCCAACGCCCTGTCCATCCCGCCGAAGATCAGCGCCGACATGGTGACCGGGTTCGCGCTCTCCGCCTCGAAGATCGTCCTCGACGGCGGGGTGGGCCGGATGGTCCAGATGGCCCGTTCCAACCTGCGCAACATGCCTCGGTTGTGA